ACTTATTGGCGCTTaaagcctaaattgaattccaggcaTGATCTTAAATCCATGAAAATTtatttctaccattttcatggcgttattattattttattttattttattatgtatatatgaatatatatatatatatatatatatatatatatatatatatatatatatatatatatatatatatctttttttaatttacttatttatttattttggccggaggtccgtttggaagcaatctctttacccgtcgaaCAGAGAGAGGGACGACCTTCTCTACTCTTGGAGTGttacactcggggtggagaaatgacttctctttattcaaggatagaggaaggattgtctacgtctcacctcccccatacctcactCATGTGGGATTGtgttctgttgttgttgttgttgtacccgacccgccccaaaaaaggAACGTCTTACACTCTCAAGTTTTTTTAAAACACATGGCGGGGCGCGGAAGAGCGAAAAGTAGTACAACGGGAGACTATTTAGCACCGATTTCACAAGGGTTAAACGTCCACCAAATGACACCGATCTAGCCCTCCAATCCGAAAGTCTTTTCTCAAATTTATTGATTACCGGTTTCCAACTGTCCAACTTCTTCATATTCGCACCAACGGGAAGGCCTAAGTAGATAAATGGGAGTGAACCAACATTGAAACCAAAGGAATTTGCCATGCTTTCGACCTCACCCTTATCAACCCCGACCCCGAATAGGTTGCTTTTATGGTAGTTAACCTTAAGCACGGAAGTTAACTCAAAGCGCTTGAGAAATTTCATAAGATTTTGAATATTACCCTCACTCCAAGCACACACAAAAATCGTATCATTCGCATATTAGAGATGTGATATAGGAATTTTATCATATCCCACCTCCACACCCGAAAACAAACCATTCCTTACGGCTGATTTGTTAAGAGCATTTAGACCTTCCGCCGCTGATAAGAAAAGGAAGGGAGATAACAGATCCCCTTGCCTTACCCCCCGTTCTAGATTGAATTCTCTCATGGGTGATCCATTAACAAGGACCGAAAGTGAGGCCGACATGAAACAAGAAAGAATCCACTTTTTCCACTTTGCCCCAAAGCCCATTATGCTCATGATTTCcattaaaaaaatccaaatttAGGCAATCGAACGCCTTCTCGAAATCGACTTTAAAAATTAGACTTTTCAATCTTTTGTGCTTTAAAAATTGAAGTGTCTCATTTGCAATTAACGTACTGTCTAAAATATTCCTACCCCTTATAAATGCACTTTGCTCATACCCGACAAGGTTCGGAACTACTTTCCTAAGTCGGTTAGAAAGGAGTTTGGTGATGACCTTGTAGTAACTACCGATAAGACTTATCGGGCGATACTCATTTAAACATATTAGATCCGCCTTCTTAGGGACAAGGGTGATGAAAGAAGCATTACACCCTTTTGATATTTCCTCACTTACCCAAAACCCATTAATTGCCTCGATTAAATCCGCCTTGATTACGTTCCAAAATTTCTTGTAGAAATCCATATTAAACCCGTCTGGCCCGGGAGCTTTTGAGCTTCCACATTCCCGCACCGCATCCCAAATTTCAACCTCAATGAATTTATCTTCGAGCATTACAGCTTCGGAAACTGTGATCTATTTGACAGCATGCCCATTTTCAGATTCTTCGGCCCAACCCAATAGTGATGGCCAACTACCGTTTTTCTGTTTGAGGATTTCACTGTAATGAATAAATACCGTGTCCTTCACCATACATGGAGCTTCATTCCACTCACTGTTTATATTTAATCCACAGATATTGCATTTATTGTACCTACGACGAATGGACGCATAGAAATACCTTGAGTTCTCATCACCTTCCAATACCCATCAGATTCGAGCCTTTTGCTTTAACATGCTCGCTTTAATCTTTTCTTTTTCAATCCAAAGTTTCCGAGATTCGAACCAATCTTTACGATCATCATCACTTAGACGTCCATTTTCATCAAGTAATTCATAATTAGTAGCTTTCTCTTTTAATTCCCCAATTACATTGTCTAAACCCCCAAACTCCTTCTTACTCCAGCACTTCAAATCTTTCTTAACATTTTTTAGCTTATTTCTAAATAAACAATATTTTCGCGACCCCTTAACCAATTTATCCCATGCTTCTTGAACCACACGATCTACACCCGCTTTACTAAACCACTCGTCAAAAACTTTAAATGGTTTCGGACCAAAATCAATCATCTTATCCCTTAGGATTAGAGGACAATGATCCGATTCACGTCTATCTAATGCAATAATCGAGAGGTCTTTCCATAAGCCAATGAATTAGTCGTTGACTAAGAAACGATCTAACTTGCTAAATTTTGTGCCATCGTCGCTAATACGCGTGAACTTTCTCCCATTGATTGGGATCTCGATAAGATTATTTCTTAAAATGAACTCATTAAAGCGTGTTGCACGAAATTGATGAAAAGTGCAGTTTAACCAGTCCGATTGATCCCTGACTTCATTAAAGTCTCCACATAGTACCCAAGCCGAATCAATATTACCCATGATACCATCTAAAGAGTGCCACATTTCCCTTTTTTCCCATCGTTGTGTGGTCCATAGACATTAACGATTATCATTTCATGTCCGGAACCACACCACTTACCTCGAATAGCTAAAAAGAACTCATTACACAATGCACTTGTAGTCGTAAAACAACTAGTGTCCCATATCAAAAGTAGACCTCCCGAGTTACCTATTGCTTCCCTTTGAATGAAACTACAATTTTCACTACCCCACAGTGCCCGAATCCAACTATCCTTCAAGGTTCTACACTTGGTTTCTAGAAAATCCACGATGCTAGGTTCTTCATTAAAACAAATGCCCTTGACCCACCCAAATTTGCCCTCAACCCCAAAACCACAAACGTTTACTGATAGTATCTTCATAATTGACAATAAAAAATGAGACAAAAGGTGGGGAAACTTACTGAGGGTTGAGGTTGGACCACCTCAACCCGATTTGCTCCCCAAATTCTCTTAATTCTGCGTTGCTAACCGAATGACCCATTGAATTGCCCACCCCTATTGACGAATTTTCCTTCGAAGACTGCTTCCTGGACTTTAATTTTTTCGCACATGTTCTACACTTCGTCGGTTGTCACCTGCCAAACCATTACCTTCCTTCGCAAATACCTTCATCTTTTTAATCCTAGTCGATGCCTTCCAGTTCCCCATTACATTTAGATAGCAACCATTACAAATCGATACCTCGCCAGAAACAGATCGAGAGCTATGCCTAGAAGAGGGTTTTGGGCCCTTTCTGTCATTGACATTCTTATTTAACCCAATATTGGGTTTACCAATATCCATATATTCAAGCCCATTAACATGTTTATCACCATGAAATTGGTTTGGGCCTTGTTGCCCCAAATTGATAGGCCCATTATCCCCCTTATCATTATCCAAGTCCACCAAATTAATATCCACCCCCATCTTGCTTTTTGTCAGATTAGGTGAGTTACACCTGTCCTTGTCCCACTGGTCACATGCCGCACGCGCCGTTTTTTCCACGTTATTGTAATTCTTGGGACTAGGGTTGAGGCTGCTACTACTCATTGTTTCTGCAATGACTTCTTCATCTTCCCCAAAAAGATTGTTAAGTCCAACACAACCTGACTCTTGGTCTTCTTGAACGAACGGATTATTCCGGCATGGTGTTATGAAAAATTTTCCGGTATCATCCTCCACAGGACTTTTTACCGAATCCGAATTTACTTTCATCCTATGGTCTTCTTGAACGAACGGATTATTCTGGCATGGTGTTCCGAAAAATTTCCCGGTATCATCCTCCACAGGACTTTTTACCGATTCCGAATTTACTTTCATCCCATGATCTGTATCAGGAATCTTACAATCGTCGATATCATCACAATCATCCTCATCTTCATAAAAGGACCCAAGATAACCGTCACTACACGAAACATCATCTGAATCCACCATGTCAGAGCTGTAATATGAGCTCATGGATTCATCATCACTTTCAACCTCACCCAACCCTAAATCAGGAAAAACTTTTTCCTCTTCTTTGATGTTTACAAAGTAGATATTTGATTTGTGAATGAGTTTTAGCGAATCATTCACAATGTCCGGATTAATTAACTTGACAAAGACCCTTGCATATGATAAATTTTGGTTTCCAATTAGTGAACAGTTGTCTAGCTCATAAATTGTGCCCCTCCACTCAGCAATTGAACTGAATGTTTGTTCATTCCAGCAGTGTACCGGCACCCCCGTAATCCTAAGCCATGTCATCCTATCATCAGGCCAGCTTTCTGCGTCCCACATGCATACCTTGTGTAACCACTTCTTTAGAGGGTGATTGGCTTGGTTAACCACATTGCCAGCAGCCTCCTGTGATTTGAAGATGATCAAGATACTAAGCCCACCAAGAAGCTTAACCTGAGTATCATTGAATCCCTCTTATTTACAGATCAAATCAAAGTTTTTCAGGATATCTTTATTACGTACTTCACAGATAATCGCATTCTTGAGTAAATCTTCGTTGCTGCACTTATCAACCACCACAATTTTTTCTTTTGATTTATCAATGTTGACATCCACAGGATTGTACCCCTTCGGATTATTGTTGTTTTTTAGTTTGGACCGTAGGTCTTCTGTCCCTCTTTTGTTTCCAACCACTTCACTGAAACATCTTCCATCCTGGAATTTGTTTCCTACATGTCTGCCCAAAGGAGGCCAGTTATCCTGCATCCTTGCCTTTGAAAACCCTTTTACCTTTTCATCCCAAATACTTTACGTACAGTGGCCTTAAAGACCTTGATGAGGTTATCGTTAAACTTGATTTTTTCGAGTGTCTTCAACATTCTGTCACCATCTCTAACATCTGCAAATCTTACGAACGCAAATCTTGCACCATTACGAAGTTTTTTACCTGCGATATATACGTTACGCACAGCCCAATAAGGCTTGAAGGTTCTCCAAAGATCAACAACCCTCCAATCTTCCGGGAAATTGAAGAACATGAACGATGTGAGATCGTTTCTGTTTGACCACTTGTGTTGATGCCCATAGTCTCTGCCGTTGTACCTCTCCCGAGTTCTAGCCGCACATGCCCTCTCATTCCTCTCTCTCTCTTAGAGTTGTTTCTCTCTCTAGTTTCTCTCTTACACATTCTCACTCGTAGTTATTACATTAGTTACTGATTAgtagttttattttagttttagcATTTGATTTGAATAAACCCTTCTCAGGAATTATTTAATTTCAAATTCAGTTATTAATGAAATTTCTTTTGGTTTATTTAAATTGCTAAAGAAATAGTTATTATTAATTAGGACTATACCATATTTCCATAACTGTGTATACCGCGATATTAACAGTATGTTAATCTATTTGTTTTAAAGAACAATGACATCAAGATGAACATGCAGTGCTCCTGAAGTGGATAGGATGATCACTGACGATTTAATGCTGCATTGTCTGCTCATGATACTGGAGCTACAAATACTAGACAAAactgtacttacaaggaatttatgGCTTGCAAACCACTGAGTTTCaagggaactgaaggacccgttggtcTTACCGGCTGATTCGAAAAGTTGGAAGTTGTTTTTCGTATAAGCAACTGTGTGAAAGCTGATATGGTGAAATTCGCCACTTGTACCCTAAAAGATGGGGCTTTGACTTTTGAAACACGTTTTCATAAGCTGAAAACATGTGAAAACGTGTTCACCAAGTCTTCTATGCCTTCAGCTTGGGAAATcgtgttccaccaagtcaaagcccCATCTTGTAGGGTACAAGTGGCGAATTTCACCCTATGAGCTTCTGCACAATTGCTTCCGCACAATTTCTTATGCGAAAAACAGCTTCCAACTTTTTGAACCAGCGGGTATGACCATCGGGTCCTTCAGTTCCCTTGAAATTCAGCGGTTTGCATGCCATAAATTCCTAGAAGTACAGTTTTGTCTATTTGCACTTCTAGTAGTAGCAGCAGCCAAAGCAATATTGACTCGTTCAGTGATCATCCTATCCACTATAGTAGCACTGTATGTTTGTCTTCATACCATTGTTCTTTAAAATAAATGAACAAACGTACAGTTAATATCACGGTATACACAGTTATTGAAATATAGTATAGtactaatatataataactatttcttaagaaatttaaaTAAAACAAAAGAAATTTCATTAGTAAATGAATTTGGAAATTACTTAGTTTCCAGAGACGAGTTTAATCAAATGCTAAAACTGAAATAAAATTACTAATCAGTAAATAATGCAATAACTATGATCTTCAATGACTATCTTCTTCGCCAAACACAGCTATCTCGAGTGCCTTCAACTCTTCTCTAATCTGAAAGACCTTGGACTCAAGATAGGCCGTACCTGATTGCAAACATGTAGTCATCTCAGGTGGTGGCGTAAGTCGCATTCTCTCCAATAGCATTCACACAGGTGAATAGAGCAGTACACTCAGGGAAGTAGTCACGTACAGGAGCAGGGGCAGGGGTACCAATGATCAACGGGGCTGACACAAAGCGTGAGGTAATAGTCTAGGCatctaatagtaataatcatatatAGTGAGAACAGTATAATTACTTATCTTGTCACTTAGTTATGGATTTGACTAAATAATGTATTCTATGGTTAGACACAAtaataaggcatgcttcgttcccatcTCCACGTCGATGTGGGACCGAGTTTTGGAATCACAAAGTTGTGGGTACTGATCTCACGATCTATCCAAAATATGTGGGTAGACCGCTTTGGGAAAAAAGCTTGTTATAACAACAGACGAATCCAAAATATGATCATCAATGAGAGGTAGCCCAGTTTTAACATCAGTAAATTTTTTCTTGAAATGGTTACGCTAGACGTAACCTCTTCAATATGGGCAAATTTTGGAGTTAGCCAGAGCCAACTCTTCCCTCACCTCTTTGTTCTCCTCATCAAGATCTGCTTGGCGAGTAATAACATCATCTCTTTCCTTGCATGCAATTTCAGCAATGGGCACCACTGTCTTCAATGCTTCATTGGGCGTCGTAAGCTCATTTCTCTGACACTTATCACTGAGTCCAACACTTGCTTCAATTTCCTTGCGCCATTGGTGAGTCACACAATGTAAATAAGCATGACAACGAGCTTCGGTATCCAATCTATAACAATCATGGGCGAATGTTAACTTGGACAGTTGGGTGTCAAAGTGAAGTGCTTGGTAGGTATACAACCTTGCATATAGCTATTCTGTTCAATGGCAGCACATCTATATACAGATAGGAGCGAATCCAAGTTATCTATTTGAACATCTACATAGGGGTTAAAATTCAATCATGGGCCAAAGATAATAGGAAACGACGGGTTAACATCTGGAATGCTAGCAACATGGGGGCATGTGCAGGAGACTTAGGAGGTAAATCATCTTCTTCAACGCAAAcaactatacaaaacgaaaagtatATGCCAAGTAACAAAGAAGGGATGCATGCAATggcaattaataacaataatatgcaAGGAAAACTACCTTCGGTACCAACAATTTCTGATGATCGGGGGTGCACTTCAAAACCTGGAGCAAATGGTGTCTTCATATCCCATATGGCCTTTAGGGGACATCTTTTGCTTCTTCTTCTCCAACGGATCGACACACTTGGAATACTGTTTAATCTGATTCTACAAAGGAGTTAGTGTTATAATATTGCAAAAGGTAGTCTCTTCTCTATTATAATTTACTCGCTATACATTTTTTCTTTTGTTTGCTTGACCTGAAGATGCTAGGGTTGCAGAGCTTGAATGGACAGTTGGAGATTGCTAGTCGAATGTAGGTATAATTTTTTATGATTTAAGAAGTTACACGTCAGACTGTTTTTAGGGATTATAGCCAATTTGCCCAATCCAATCCCATTTATTGACCTGGAGCCCCAATTTTTTTTTACCAGAATGCCCTCGCAAGATGCAAGGAGAGTTGCGTCTTGCCCACGCAAGGCgcaagcttgcgtccttgcgtcttgtgaCCTTGCGCCCTTATCTTATCAAAATTGGACTTTCGTGATAAGATTTCGTCAGATTTCCTAGATTTTGTGGGATAATATTTTTAACCTATATATAGAATTACCCTGGAACTTTGAATTCACTGTCTCATAACAATTCAAAACCTATTCAATTCAGAGATTATAGCCACGTTAAGGTATTCTCTTAAGTATTTTTTCACTAATTTTAGTATTTGTGAATTGTGTTAATGATGATTAATTTTAGTGTGTTGTTCTTTTCAGTTAATATCCATGGCAGGAAGAGCTTCACGACGAGTTTCACAAGGAGAGTTAGAATAACAGGTTGAAGAAAGACGACGACTAGTGGCTGATTATCCTATTCTTACTGGTTGTTATGTTGCTGCTCAACCTAACTTTTCTGCGTACTGGTGGGGACTTAGTGCTGGAGCTTTTCTCCATCAAGATAATGCGTACTATCCCAAACTTGTTAGGGAATTTTATGCAAACTATGTGTTTGATCAACGCAAGTTGAAATGAGTTCACTTGAACATGTTTGGTTATCCATACAATTGGACATTGTAGGAGTTTGCTGAGAACCTGAATATCCCAGCGGGGGATTTCAAGTTTTTTCAGTCTCAGCAAGGATGTGAAAAGTGGCACGAGGAGGTCACCTGAAGGAAATTTGTTCTCAGCTTCTGGTTATGTTGTGGGACTGTGCAAACCTGGTTTTGACTTTCCAAATAGTGGTCCTGTCATTATCAGGGAAGGACATATTTAGGACCAGTATCGACAGATGATGAGGGTCGTCAAGAGGAATGTCATGTTTCGAGATGATAATGATGTGGAGCTATATGTAAATGAAGGTTTGATTCTGATGTGTTTGATCGAACAAATCCAAATTAATCTTGCATATGTGGTTGCTAATCGAATGGTGGGATTTCTAGCGGCTGCTGGGAGAGGATTACCTTATggcatgttgttgaacaacttctTTGTTGATGAAGATGAGTTGATGTATCCTTCTGATCGAGTGGATTTGAATGATGAGGTTCTGCATGCTGCTTAAATGTTTTAATTCGGTTGGTCATGTAATAAACTAGGTCGTAGGGCCTTTTGTAATAAACTATGTAATTCGGATTACTTAAATGTTATTGTAATTTTATTCTACCTTTATTCTACCTTCTTTTAATCATATTTTGTCAACAAGACGCAAAGACGCAAATCATGTCTTGCGTCTACAAATTAGACTGCACGCAAGGTGCAAGTGGACTTGCGACCTTGCGTTCTTGCGCTTGGTATATAGTTTATAACCCCTTTTTCACTATTCACTTGACACACAACCCTACACGCAAGATCGCAAAAAACGCTATTATTTCGCAAACGCAAAAACGCAAGTTCATCTTCTCCCTCGTACGCAAACTAGTTcgtaaccaccatcaccacctccaCTAACACAAGTTCATCATCTTCACCACCACCACAAAGTAAGCTTTGTCTCCGTCACCACCAACCTACCTACTCTTCGTCTTCGTCAGTTTTCAAGTAATACACCAACCAAGAAATCAAGCTAATAACGATGGCAAATCCACATGTTAGTTCTTCCTTCACTATATATGTAagttatatatatggtatatatatatttcttatgtTCGTATATAAATGTGTTTATGTGCACACCaactgttcgatgaaatgtctCTATGATAATCATCAACAGTTAACACTATAATTGGTTTTTTTGAATAATGGGGTATAGTTTATGttttgtttatatatttatttggtgAAACAACCCTTTGTTGCTCGTCAAATTAACTTCACTGTATAGGCGCAAGGATCATTTTGCGTCCTTGCATACTGAACAAAAATTGGTCGAAAGACTAAATTTGCGCCCTTGCAAAGACGCAAAGGCGCAAAGCGAATGCAAAGACGCAAGTTCATCCTTGCGCCCAATCTTAAGAGCGAACGCAAGGTCGCAAGAATGGTCTTGTGCCCTTAGCAGTTAAATACaagtatttaatataatttataatattaaatgcAGCTAACCATAATATCTAGGAGTTTAATGTACTCAGAGATTCCAAAAATCTCCGCTGATGACCGCTTCCAAAAAAGAGCCCTCGTTACTCCATTCTTATCCGTTTTAGTAGCTAAGGgtttaatggtacgacggtaagcCTAGATTATCCAAATCTACAAATCATTTGTTTTAACAAtatcaaatatatatttaataatacaagTATTTAAAATCAAACATGTTGTTACCTTAATGCCCACATAAATCCCGCCAAAGTGTAAGCCTTTCCGCTCTCTAATTGGCTTTCCCGATGACCAAACCCTTCACTAACCGCTTCGTAAGTCgtacgagacccccatgggtacttATTAACACTTGAAAAATCTTCGACTAAATATAAAAACTTCTTATTCACCACATGGGCGGATTGTTTACCCATAAAAGCTCTCTCTACAACCAAGATGATTGCCAGTCGCACCACATCATCGTCCGAAATACCAACCCGACTAGTTTTTAGAAGCATCTTTTCAATATCACCAATCAAAATGTTTATTCTATCTTTAATGGTCGAAAATAAACGTCGTCTAATTGGTGCGgtctcattttcataattttttggGATATAATGTGCCATGTCCGTACGGGTACCAAACAAAAACCCCGTTACTAGACAAAATTCACGCCGACCTAATCTAATTGAAAAATTAGGCTTAAAAGTGAACCAAATGTCATCACGCTCTTCGGGGTACTTAGCATCATCTATTCTTTCTGGCCGCACAGTTTTACGTCGGAGCATCACATGTACAAGTTTGGGATCATTACCCACGTATTCAAGATCTAACCATGGACCAAAACACGTTTCTTTAAACTTTTTATTTGATTCTCTGTCATAACTTTCTTCACATCACTTATAACACTCAATTTATTCTTCATCGTCAATTTACTTTCAACCCATCCCTGTAAAAGTAAGAAGAACATCAGCAAACGCAATGCAAGGATGCAAGAAACTACTTGCGTCCGGACGCAAGGGCGCAAATTTGGTTTTGCGACCAATTTTTGTTCAGTACGCAAGGACGCAAAATGATCCTTGCGCTTATATAGTGAAGTTATATTGACGAGCAACAAAGGGTTGTTTCACCAAATAAATATACAAACAAAACATAACCTACACCCCATTATTCAAAAAAAAAACCAATTATAATGTTAACTGTTGATGATTATCATAGagacatttcatcgaacagttGGTGTACACATAAACACATTTATATACGAacataagaaatatatatatatataccatatatataactAACATATATAGTGAAGGAAGAACTAACCTGTGGATTTTCCATCGTTATTAGCTTGATTTCTTGATTTCTTGGTTGATGTATTACTTGAAAACTGACGGAGACGAAGGGTAGGTGGGTTGGTGGTGACGGAGACGAAGCGTACGTGGTGGTGGTAAAGATGATGAACTGGTGGTAGCggaggtggtgatggtggttacgAACTAGTTTGCGTACGAGGGAGAAGATGAACTTGCGTTTTTGCGTTTGCGAAATAATAGCGTTTTTTGCGATCTTGCGTGTGGGGTTGT
The window above is part of the Rutidosis leptorrhynchoides isolate AG116_Rl617_1_P2 chromosome 1, CSIRO_AGI_Rlap_v1, whole genome shotgun sequence genome. Proteins encoded here:
- the LOC139842796 gene encoding uncharacterized protein; its protein translation is MREFNLERGVRQGDLLSPFLFLSAAEGLNALNKSAVRNGLFSGVEVNYHKSNLFGVGVDKGEVESMANSFGFNVGSLPFIYLGLPVGANMKKLDSWKPVINKFEKRLSDWRARSVSFGGRLTLVKSVLNSLPLYYFSLFRAPPCVLKKLESVRRSFFGAGRVQQQQQQNTIPHE